The following are encoded in a window of Vigna unguiculata cultivar IT97K-499-35 chromosome 8, ASM411807v1, whole genome shotgun sequence genomic DNA:
- the LOC114195380 gene encoding probable inactive receptor-like protein kinase At3g56050 isoform X1 yields MEKNRKLTRLQDLCIVSRLVALFFLFQNLGLCCSLNEEGNALLKFRQRIVSDPFGALTDWVDDDASFDPCNWFGVECSDERVVAFLSDFLLRNLKDLCLEGTLAPELVKLNHIKSIVLRNNSFSGTIPEGFVELKELEVLDLGYNNFSGYLPADLGSNISLAILLLDNNEFLVGFSPEINELRMLSECQVDENQLTNAAKMPACIERATTWHIGEGKSTSRGLLALQLPKPLHRDHEDARNRAPQQKPSPSSPPSPVPPKPFDRDHEDPRNRAPQEKPSPLSPPSPVPKLTPPEKKAASGSGPLSKTEKRTSPKVHILVGVIGGTVFLLFSTIGLYVCKTKVVNVRPWVTGLSGQLEKAFVTGAQKLRRLNLEVACEDFSNVIGTSPIGTVYKGTLSSGVEIAVTSVPVTSSKNWSKTLEVQFRNKIDTLSKVNHKNFVNLIGYCEEEEPFTRMLVFEYAPNGTLFEHLHIKEAEHLDWVTRLRVATGMAYCLQHMHQLDPPMALIKLNSQTVYLTDDYAAKLSDLSFSYDITSSETKAIDMPKASLESNVYSFGVLLFEMVTGRLPYSVEQRNSLENWASHYLQGDQPLKNMVDPILESYQEDQLEQVAALIKSCVHQDPKQRPTIKDVSERLREITKITPESAVPKLSPLWWAELEIASTEMC; encoded by the exons ATGGAAAAGAACAGGAAACTCACCCGGTTGCAGGATCTTTGTATAGTTTCGCGCCTTGTGGcgctttttttcttgtttcagAATTTGGGTTTGTGCTGTTCTTTGAATGAAGAAG GTAATGCTCTTTTGAAGTTCAGGCAGAGAATAGTGAGTGACCCTTTTGGTGCTTTGACAGATTGGGTGGATGATGATGCATCTTTTGACCCTTGTAATTGGTTTGGAGTTGAGTGCTCAGATGAAAGAGTTGTGGCCTT CTTGAGTGATTTTTTGCTCAGGAATTTGAAGGATCTCTGTCTTGAAGGAACTCTGGCACCTGAGCTTGTGAAACTTAACCACATAAAGTCCAT TGTTTTACGGAACAACTCTTTCTCTGGAACCATCCCTGAAGGATTTGTGGAGTTGAAAGAATTGGAGGTTTTGGATTTGGGATACAACAACTTCAGTGGATATCTACCTGCCGATCTTGGGAGCAATATCTCACTAGCAATCCT CTTGTTGGATAACAATGAATTTCTTGTGGGTTTCTCCCCGGAAATCAATGAACTGAGGATGCTTTCTGAGTGCCAAGTGGATGAAAATCAGCTAACTAATGCTGCTAAAATGCCAGCTTGTATAGAAAGAGCCACCACATG GCATATTGGTGAAGGTAAAAGTACTAGTCGTGGCCTACTGGCACTGCAACTCCCAAAACCATTGCATCGTGATCATGAAGATGCTCGTAATCGTGCACCACAACAGAAGCCTTcaccttcttctcctccttcacCAGTGCCTCCAAAACCATTTGATCGTGATCATGAAGATCCTCGTAATCGTGCACCACAAGAGAAGCCTTCACCTCTTTCTCCTCCTTCACCAGTGCCAAAGCTAACTCCCCCTGAGAAAAAAGCTGCATCAGGTTCTGGACCACTGTCTAAAACTGAAAAAAGAACTTCACCGAAGGTTCATATTTTGGTTGGAGTTATAGGTGGTACagtgtttcttcttttttcaaccATTGGCTTATATGTTTGTAAAACAAAGGTGGTTAATGTCAGACCTTGGGTCACGGGACTCAGTGGACAGCTGGAGAAGGCATTTGTAACTG GTGCTCAAAAGTTAAGAAGATTGAATCTTGAAGTAGCATGTGAAGATTTTAGTAATGTAATTGGTACTTCGCCTATTGGCACAGTGTACAAAGGAACTTTGTCTAGTGGCGTTGAAATAGCTGTAACTTCTGTTCCGGTGACATCATCCAAGAATTGGTCAAAGACTTTAGAAGTTCAATTTAGAAACAAG ATAGATACATTATCGAAAGTGAACCACAAGAATTTTGTAAATCTTATTGGATACTGTGAAGAAGAAGAGCCTTTCACCAGAATGTTGGTTTTTGAATATGCCCCAAATGGAACACTATTTGAGCATTTACACA TAAAAGAGGCTGAGCACTTGGATTGGGTAACAAGGCTTAGAGTTGCAACGGGTATGGCTTATTGCTTGCAGCATATGCACCAATTGGACCCTCCTATGGCCCTTATCAAGCTGAATTCTCAAACTGTTTACTTGACCGATGACTATGCTGCAAAACTCTCAGATTTGAGTTTCTCATATGACATAACCTCATCTGAGACAAAAGCCATTGACATGCCAAAAGCAAGTCTAGAAAGTAACGTTTATAGCTTTGGTGTTTTGTTATTTGAGATGGTTACTGGTCGTCTCCCTTATTCAGTGGAACAAAGGAACTCACTTGAAAACTGGGCATCACACTATTTACAAGGAGACCAACCCCTCAAGAATATGGTGGATCCAATTCTTGAATCTTACCAAGAGGATCAGCTTGAACAAGTTGCTGCATTGATTAAATCTTGTGTGCACCAAGATCCAAAGCAGAGACCAACAATAAAAGATGTCAGTGAAAGACTAAGAGAGATAACAAAGATAACACCTGAATCAGCAGTTCCAAAACTTTCTCCACTGTGGTGGGCAGAGCTTGAGATTGCTTCTACAGAAATGTGTTGA
- the LOC114195281 gene encoding U-box domain-containing protein 1-like: protein MNDVVLSAMMVSQGFLPSGSLLDSLIHISKEVDSTEKFPFVHIRNVSSMIRRIKLLSSLFEEIQESGTPLPPSSILCLTELFSVIRRVKVLIQDCKDGSSLWSLIQLEFISNQFYVLVKEMGRALDILPLSLLNVTSDIREQVELLHKQAKRAELLIDPRELQRREQLKQAMANNSSMKKKNKGFVDFGKVEEILSSIGLRTPSDYDGEISKLEAEAQNQAGTGGLIIVSNINNLISLVSCSKSMIFRDGESGRNEEHCKPLSSFLHNKVHDSSSSSQSMTPNVPDEFRCPITLDLMRDPVIVSSGHTYDRTSIAQWINSGHHTCPKSGQRLIHTALIPNYALKSLVQQWCYDNNVPVNEATTEGNNHTKKKKNTKEEAIDHISANKAAADAVKMTAEFLVGKLATGSADIQRQAAYELRLLAKTGMVNRSVIAEVGAIPFLVTLLGSQDSRIQEHAVTTLFNLSIFDNNKILIMAAGAVDSIVEVLESGKTMEARENAAAAIYSLSMVDELKVQIGGKARAIPALVRLLKEGTSIGKKDAASALFNLAVYNPNKVSVVKGGAVAVLVELLMDDKAGITDDALAVLASLLGCSEGLEEIRNSRALVPLLIDLLRFGSVKGKENSITLLLGLCKEEGEVVARRLLANPRSVPSLQSLVCDGSLRARRKADALLRLLNRCCSQPHHSV from the coding sequence ATGAATGATGTTGTTCTGTCTGCTATGATGGTCTCCCAAGGCTTTTTACCATCTGGGTCTCTGCTAGATTCTTTGATTCACATATCCAAAGAAGTTGATTCAACGGAAAAGTTTCCCTTCGTACACATAAGAAACGTTTCATCCATGATCAGAAGGATCAAGcttctttcttctttgtttGAAGAGATTCAAGAATCGGGTACTCCACTTCCTCCTTCTTCAATCCTGTGTCTCACGGAACTCTTCTCTGTGATAAGAAGAGTTAAGGTTCTGATCCAAGACTGCAAAGATGGAAGCTCTCTTTGGAGTCTGATACAGTTAGAGTTCATCTCCAACCAGTTTTATGTGCTGGTGAAGGAAATGGGAAGAGCACTTGATATTCTTCCCTTGAGTTTGCTCAATGTAACATCTGATATTAGGGAACAAGTTGAGCTTCTTCACAAGCAAGCAAAGAGGGCTGAGTTACTCATCGATCCTAGAGAGCTTCAACGAAGAGAACAACTCAAGCAAGCAATGGCCAACAACAGttcaatgaagaagaagaacaaagggTTTGTTGATTTTGGAAAAGTGGAAGAAATACTCAGCAGCATTGGTCTGAGAACCCCATCAGATTATGATGGAGAAATATCAAAGTTGGAGGCTGAAGCTCAGAACCAAGCTGGCACAGGAGGACTCATCATTGTCTCCAACATAAACAACCTCATATCGTTGGTGTCTTGTTCCAAATCCATGATATTCAGAGATGGAGAGAGTGGTAGAAATGAAGAACATTGTAAACCACTATCTTCGTTTTTGCATAACAAAGTTCATGatagttcttcatcttctcaGTCCATGACACCCAATGTTCCTGATGAATTTCGTTGCCCAATAACACTTGACTTAATGAGAGACCCTGTGATTGTGTCATCCGGGCACACATATGATAGAACATCAATTGCACAATGGATAAACTCTGGTCATCACACATGCCCCAAAAGTGGACAAAGGTTGATTCACACTGCTTTAATACCCAACTACGCATTGAAGAGCCTTGTTCAGCAATGGTGCTATGACAACAATGTCCCGGTTAATGAGGCTACGACCGAAGGAAACAACCacacgaagaagaagaagaacacgAAGGAGGAGGCCATCGACCATATTTCTGCAAACAAAGCTGCTGCAGATGCTGTCAAAATGACAGCAGAATTTCTTGTCGGAAAATTGGCAACTGGGTCTGCTGATATCCAAAGGCAAGCTGCATATGAACTTCGGTTACTTGCAAAAACCGGCATGGTTAACCGGAGTGTCATAGCTGAAGTGGGGGCCATTCCCTTTCTGGTAACACTTCTGGGATCTCAAGATTCAAGAATTCAAGAGCATGCAGTGACAACGTTGTTCAACCTCTCCATATTTGACAACAACAAGATTTTGATAATGGCAGCAGGAGCAGTAGATAGCATAGTGGAAGTACTTGAATCAGGGAAGACGATGGAGGCAAGGGAGAATGCAGCAGCAGCAATATACAGCTTGTCTATGGTGGATGAACTCAAAGTGCAGATTGGAGGAAAAGCAAGGGCAATACCTGCATTAGTAAGACTCTTGAAAGAAGGCACTTCAATAGGGAAAAAAGATGCTGCATCTGCACTGTTCAATCTTGCAGTTTACAATCCCAACAAGGTTAGTGTTGTTAAGGGTGGTGCAGTTGCTGTGCTGGTGGAACTGCTGATGGATGACAAGGCTGGAATAACAGATGATGCACTTGCAGTGCTTGCTTCACTTCTTGGTTGCTCTGAAGGGTTGGAAGAGATAAGAAACAGTAGAGCATTGGTGCCACTTCTTATTGATCTTCTGAGATTTGGTTCAGTGAAAGGGAAGGAAAATTCAATAACCCTTTTGCTAGGACTGTGCAAAGAAGAGGGTGAAGTGGTGGCAAGAAGGCTCTTGGCAAATCCAAGAAGTGTTCCTTCTCTTCAAAGCTTGGTTTGTGATGGATCTTTGAGAGCTAGAAGAAAAGCAGATGCACTTCTCAGACTCCTCAATAGGTGCTGCTCTCAGCCTCATCATTCTGTTTGA
- the LOC114195380 gene encoding probable inactive receptor-like protein kinase At3g56050 isoform X2: MEKNRKLTRLQDLCIVSRLVALFFLFQNLGLCCSLNEEGNALLKFRQRIVSDPFGALTDWVDDDASFDPCNWFGVECSDERVVALNLKDLCLEGTLAPELVKLNHIKSIVLRNNSFSGTIPEGFVELKELEVLDLGYNNFSGYLPADLGSNISLAILLLDNNEFLVGFSPEINELRMLSECQVDENQLTNAAKMPACIERATTWHIGEGKSTSRGLLALQLPKPLHRDHEDARNRAPQQKPSPSSPPSPVPPKPFDRDHEDPRNRAPQEKPSPLSPPSPVPKLTPPEKKAASGSGPLSKTEKRTSPKVHILVGVIGGTVFLLFSTIGLYVCKTKVVNVRPWVTGLSGQLEKAFVTGAQKLRRLNLEVACEDFSNVIGTSPIGTVYKGTLSSGVEIAVTSVPVTSSKNWSKTLEVQFRNKIDTLSKVNHKNFVNLIGYCEEEEPFTRMLVFEYAPNGTLFEHLHIKEAEHLDWVTRLRVATGMAYCLQHMHQLDPPMALIKLNSQTVYLTDDYAAKLSDLSFSYDITSSETKAIDMPKASLESNVYSFGVLLFEMVTGRLPYSVEQRNSLENWASHYLQGDQPLKNMVDPILESYQEDQLEQVAALIKSCVHQDPKQRPTIKDVSERLREITKITPESAVPKLSPLWWAELEIASTEMC, encoded by the exons ATGGAAAAGAACAGGAAACTCACCCGGTTGCAGGATCTTTGTATAGTTTCGCGCCTTGTGGcgctttttttcttgtttcagAATTTGGGTTTGTGCTGTTCTTTGAATGAAGAAG GTAATGCTCTTTTGAAGTTCAGGCAGAGAATAGTGAGTGACCCTTTTGGTGCTTTGACAGATTGGGTGGATGATGATGCATCTTTTGACCCTTGTAATTGGTTTGGAGTTGAGTGCTCAGATGAAAGAGTTGTGGCCTT GAATTTGAAGGATCTCTGTCTTGAAGGAACTCTGGCACCTGAGCTTGTGAAACTTAACCACATAAAGTCCAT TGTTTTACGGAACAACTCTTTCTCTGGAACCATCCCTGAAGGATTTGTGGAGTTGAAAGAATTGGAGGTTTTGGATTTGGGATACAACAACTTCAGTGGATATCTACCTGCCGATCTTGGGAGCAATATCTCACTAGCAATCCT CTTGTTGGATAACAATGAATTTCTTGTGGGTTTCTCCCCGGAAATCAATGAACTGAGGATGCTTTCTGAGTGCCAAGTGGATGAAAATCAGCTAACTAATGCTGCTAAAATGCCAGCTTGTATAGAAAGAGCCACCACATG GCATATTGGTGAAGGTAAAAGTACTAGTCGTGGCCTACTGGCACTGCAACTCCCAAAACCATTGCATCGTGATCATGAAGATGCTCGTAATCGTGCACCACAACAGAAGCCTTcaccttcttctcctccttcacCAGTGCCTCCAAAACCATTTGATCGTGATCATGAAGATCCTCGTAATCGTGCACCACAAGAGAAGCCTTCACCTCTTTCTCCTCCTTCACCAGTGCCAAAGCTAACTCCCCCTGAGAAAAAAGCTGCATCAGGTTCTGGACCACTGTCTAAAACTGAAAAAAGAACTTCACCGAAGGTTCATATTTTGGTTGGAGTTATAGGTGGTACagtgtttcttcttttttcaaccATTGGCTTATATGTTTGTAAAACAAAGGTGGTTAATGTCAGACCTTGGGTCACGGGACTCAGTGGACAGCTGGAGAAGGCATTTGTAACTG GTGCTCAAAAGTTAAGAAGATTGAATCTTGAAGTAGCATGTGAAGATTTTAGTAATGTAATTGGTACTTCGCCTATTGGCACAGTGTACAAAGGAACTTTGTCTAGTGGCGTTGAAATAGCTGTAACTTCTGTTCCGGTGACATCATCCAAGAATTGGTCAAAGACTTTAGAAGTTCAATTTAGAAACAAG ATAGATACATTATCGAAAGTGAACCACAAGAATTTTGTAAATCTTATTGGATACTGTGAAGAAGAAGAGCCTTTCACCAGAATGTTGGTTTTTGAATATGCCCCAAATGGAACACTATTTGAGCATTTACACA TAAAAGAGGCTGAGCACTTGGATTGGGTAACAAGGCTTAGAGTTGCAACGGGTATGGCTTATTGCTTGCAGCATATGCACCAATTGGACCCTCCTATGGCCCTTATCAAGCTGAATTCTCAAACTGTTTACTTGACCGATGACTATGCTGCAAAACTCTCAGATTTGAGTTTCTCATATGACATAACCTCATCTGAGACAAAAGCCATTGACATGCCAAAAGCAAGTCTAGAAAGTAACGTTTATAGCTTTGGTGTTTTGTTATTTGAGATGGTTACTGGTCGTCTCCCTTATTCAGTGGAACAAAGGAACTCACTTGAAAACTGGGCATCACACTATTTACAAGGAGACCAACCCCTCAAGAATATGGTGGATCCAATTCTTGAATCTTACCAAGAGGATCAGCTTGAACAAGTTGCTGCATTGATTAAATCTTGTGTGCACCAAGATCCAAAGCAGAGACCAACAATAAAAGATGTCAGTGAAAGACTAAGAGAGATAACAAAGATAACACCTGAATCAGCAGTTCCAAAACTTTCTCCACTGTGGTGGGCAGAGCTTGAGATTGCTTCTACAGAAATGTGTTGA
- the LOC114193579 gene encoding uncharacterized protein At3g28850-like, with protein sequence MWPPWLNSPNRFRNAPPPSPSPSSSPSHSRSRSLSFSCSSFKDIQSLLQEKPESSPAAPKSPSLFRRVRISTAVLRALGASRATVPAALPPGLDQGVVVYFTSLRVVRRTFDDCRAVRSILRGLRVAVDERDVSIDDRFRDELHAVLGRRSNLALPRVFVGGVYIGGADDVRQLHESGELHRLIERLPRSNQNACDCCGGFRFVVCDECNGSHKIFTEKNGFRSCPSCNPNGLIRCPSCFFVHPRHTK encoded by the coding sequence ATGTGGCCACCGTGGCTTAATTCACCCAACCGGTTCCGCAACGCTCCACCGCCGTCACCGTCGCCCTCGTCATCGCCCTCGCATTCTCGATCTCGCTCATTAAGCTTTTCTTGCTCGTCTTTCAAAGACATTCAGAGCCTCCTCCAAGAAAAGCCCGAATCCAGCCCCGCCGCCCCCAAATCTCCGTCTCTATTCCGCCGCGTCCGGATCTCCACCGCCGTACTTCGTGCCTTGGGTGCCTCGCGCGCTACCGTCCCCGCTGCTCTCCCGCCGGGCCTTGACCAAGGCGTCGTCGTCTACTTCACCAGCCTCCGCGTTGTCCGCCGCACTTTCGACGACTGCCGTGCTGTCCGATCCATCCTCCGCGGCCTCCGCGTCGCCGTCGACGAGCGCGACGTCTCCATCGATGACCGCTTCCGCGACGAACTTCACGCAGTTCTCGGCCGCCGCAGCAACCTCGCCCTGCCACGCGTCTTCGTCGGCGGCGTCTACATCGGCGGCGCCGACGACGTCCGTCAACTTCACGAGAGCGGCGAGCTCCACCGCCTCATCGAACGGCTCCCGCGCTCGAATCAGAACGCTTGCGACTGCTGCGGAGGTTTCAGATTCGTAGTGTGCGATGAGTGCAACGGAAGTCACAAAATCTTCACCGAAAAAAACGGATTTCGAAGCTGTCCGTCTTGCAATCCCAACGGCTTGATTCGGTGCCCTTCTTGCTTCTTCGTGCACCCGCGCCACACCAAATAA
- the LOC114195660 gene encoding sorting and assembly machinery component 50 homolog, giving the protein MPITMTNSEEPSLPNPNDNTQHSTNDDEEPHHHHDIEEEEEEDDEYDEDVIQQPNRRIPQSAASKLREQRFKVETLTRRLSTELVSIRVHDVVINGNTKTKDWVIEAELRGIENATSMQELVQVSQIAISRLQDLEIFDSCTVRLEAGPRELPNTANVIIDVVETGNKVSAKFSVYNKPSTSSWTAEGALKYKNFLGYGDLWDASLAYGANQATEVSIGVHAPRVRRFLTPFVARLSMLSQDWQETSSYKDHLVGASLGLISTKHHDLAYTLGWRTLADPSQMSSRSIRRQLGHGLVSSLKYTFKIDRRNSPIRPTKGYAFLSSTHVGGLTPDPRSLRFLRQEFGVRFAVPFGFYNTALNLGISAGAVFPWGHGFKTKPSPLPERFYLGGDFSPVCTLGGPTTLWGFKTRGLGPTEPRRLRLNRDESDDDSNDSSGWDFIGGDLAVTAFADLSFDLPIRWLREHGIHGHVFAGSGNAAKLTQNEYRHFSPRKFLESFRMSVGCGFVIPTNLFRLEGNYFYILRKSEQDRGKTGFRFSFSAPL; this is encoded by the exons ATGCCAATAACAATGACAAACTCTGAAGAACCCTCTCTTCCCAACCCTAACGATAACACTCAACACTCCACCAACGACGATGAAGAACCTCACCACCATCACGATattgaagaggaagaagaagaggatgACGAATATGACGAAGACGTCATTCAGCAACCAAATCGCAGAATTCCCCAATCCGCAGCGTCCAAGCTGCGCGAACAGCGTTTCAAGGTGGAAACCCTAACGCGGCGGTTGTCGACGGAGCTGGTTTCGATCCGAGTGCACGACGTGGTCATAAACGGCAACACTAAGACTAAGGATTGGGTTATTGAGGCGGAGCTCAGAGGCATAGAGAACGCCACCAGCATGCAGGAGCTCGTGCAAGTTTCGCAAATCGCCATTTCCAGGTTACAGGACCTCGAAATCTTCGATTCCTGCACGGTTCGCCTCGAGGCTGGACCCCGAGAACTCCCAAACACGGCCAATGTCATAATCGACGTTGTCGAAACCGGTAACAAAGTTTCAGCCAAATTCAGCGTTTATAACAAACCCTCG ACTAGTTCTTGGACAGCTGAAGGTGCTCTTAAGTATAAGAACTTCTTGGGCTATGGTGATCTATGGGATGCTTCTTTGGCCTATGGTGCCAACCAAGCGACTGAGGTGAGCATCGGGGTGCATGCCCCTCGAGTTAGAAGGTTTTTAACTCCTTTTGTGGCACGGCTGTCCATGCTTTCCCAAGATTGGCAAGAGACTTCCTCCTACAAAGATCATTTAGTGGGTGCATCTCTTGGATTGATCTCGACCAAGCACCATGACCTAGCATACACTCTTGGATGGCGTACCTTGGCAGATCCATCACAGATGTCATCCAGGTCTATAAGAAGGCAGCTTGGTCATGGTTTAGTGTCTTCTTTGAAGTATACATTTAAAATTGATAGGAGAAATTCTCCTATCAGGCCAACAAAAGGATATGCTTTTCTTTCGTCCACACATGTTGGTGGCCTCACTCCAGATCCCAGGAGCTTGCGGTTTCTGCGCCAG GAGTTTGGTGTTCGCTTTGCTGTCCCTTTTGGGTTTTACAATACAGCACTAAACCTTGGGATATCTGCTGGTGCTGTTTTTCCATGGGGACATGGATTCAAAACCAAGCCATCTCCCCTTCCAGAAAGGTTTTATTTGGGTGGTGATTTTTCTCCAGTTTGCACCCTAGGAGGGCCAACAACCTTATGGGGATTTAAAACTAGAGGATTAGGTCCTACTGAACCTCGGAGGCTAAGGCTAAATAGAGATGAATCTGATGATGACAGCAATGATTCCTCTGGATGGGACTTCATTGGCGGAGATCTTGCTGTTACTGCTTTTGCTGATCTCTCGTTTGATCTTCCAATTAGGTGGTTGAGAGAACATGGAATACATGGTCATGTTTTTGCTGGTTCTGGGAATGCTGCTAAATTAACTCAGAATGAATATAGGCACTTCTCTCCTCGGAAGTTCTTGGAATCCTTTCGAATGTCAGTGGGATGTGGATTTGTTATTCCTACTAACCTCTTCCGCCTAGAG GGTAACTACTTTTACATACTCAGAAAGAGTGAGCAAGATCGTGGGAAGACTGGATTTAGGTTTAGTTTCTCAGCTCCTTTGTAG